One genomic segment of Nothobranchius furzeri strain GRZ-AD chromosome 10, NfurGRZ-RIMD1, whole genome shotgun sequence includes these proteins:
- the LOC139072225 gene encoding spectrin alpha chain, non-erythrocytic 1-like, with product MLGSAHEVQRFHKDADETKEWIEEKNQALNTDNYGHDLASVQALQREHEGFERDLAALGDKVRFLIGTRTRVVSGDTFFMVLVTPPSRS from the exons atgctgggcagcgcccatgaggtgcagcgcttccacaa agacgctgatgagaccaaagagtggatcgaggagaagaaccaggccctgaacacagacaactacggccacgacctggccagcgttcaggctctgcagcgtgaacatgaaggctttgagcgtgacctggcagctctgggtgataaggtccgcttcctgatcggtaccaggacccgggttgtctctggagacacgttcttcatggttctggtgactccacccagccgttcctga
- the LOC139072098 gene encoding dynein axonemal heavy chain 10-like — protein MCICFVYKVDKGEPKVIWLAGLHVPESYLTALVQAACRKNGWPLDRSTLYTKVTPFRSEVEVTDRPKEGCFASGLYLEGADWDMEKGCLMTSKTKVQVVELPILKIIPIKTHCLGLEDTLRTPVYTTSTRRNEMGVGLVFEADLCTNIDISDWVLQGVCLCLNTDM, from the exons ATGTGTATATGTTTTGTCTACAAGGTGGACAAGGGAGAGCCAAAAGTGATATGGCTGGCAGGGCTTCACGTCCCAGAGTCCTACCTGACTGCTCTGGTTCAAGCTGCATGCAGGAAAAATGGCTGGCCTCTGGATCGTTCCACTCTGTACACAAAAGTGACCCCCTTCCGCAGCGAGGTTGAGGTCACTGACAGACCAAAAGAAG GCTGCTTCGCATCTGGCCTGTATCTGGAGGGAGCAGACTGGGACATGGAGAAGGGCTGCTTGATGACAAGTAAAACAAAAGTTCAGGTTGTTGAACTTCCCATTCTCAAAATCATCCCCATAAAGACACACTGTCTTGGACTGGAG GATACATTGAGGACACCAGTTTACACCACATCAACCCGCAGGAATGAAATGGGTGTGGGGCTGGTGTTTGAGGCTGATCTGTGTACCAACATAGACATCTCAGACTGGGTCCTTCAGGGAGTGTGTTTGTGCCTCAACACAGACATGTAA